The Pangasianodon hypophthalmus isolate fPanHyp1 chromosome 5, fPanHyp1.pri, whole genome shotgun sequence genome includes a window with the following:
- the LOC113524323 gene encoding histone-lysine N-methyltransferase PRDM9, which translates to MSSAGGRQRSSRESQAPDPAPAPSQDVKTETSDGGTEVCVKKEETLEQNISNRGNNRRNRPDVISIKEEEADHEDNLYCEVCKSFFYNKCEVHGPALFITDTPVPMGVPDRARQTLPPGLEIRKSGIPDAGLGVFNKGETVPVGAHFGPYQGELVDREEAMNSGYCWVIYRSGQCEEYIDAKREMHANWMRYVNCARNDEEQNLVAFKYRGGIMYRCCRPINPGQELLVWYDEEYAKNLGRTYDYRRNKKCHANELNNGLLQVFSCSLCPLSYTSQTDLSKHVQSFHYEEYERQQKSGEIKKEIQVTTNGSSDQQTSSSTLSSNTSQKEMQKKIHHCSECGKSFDNQSALKAHQCSHTGERPYCCSHCGKSFNHKSVLRKHQRIHTGEKPYRCSQCGKSFIQKSDLQQHQRIHTGEKPYNCSQCGKCFNHHSHLQLHQRIHTGEKPFQCSQCGKSFTQKSNLQVHQRVHTGEKPFHCSECGKSFTLQSNLQLHQRIHTGEKPHQCAQCGKSFTHQSTFQRHQRIHTGEKPYYCSQCGKCFNHQSHLQRHQRIHTGEKPYHCSQCGKSFSQQSSLHVHQRIHTGEKPYHCSRCGKSFTYSLTFKTHKCTNTDPLHYLNYLSN; encoded by the exons ATGAGTTCAGCAGGAGGCAGACAGCGCTCCTCCAGAGAGTCTCAGGCTCCTGATCCTGCTCCTGCTCCCTCACAG GATGTGAAAACGGAGACTTCAGATGGAGGGACAGAGGTCTGTGTGAAGAAAGAGGAGACGCTGGAGCAGAACATCTCCAACCGTGGAAACAATCGCAGAAACAGACCCGACGTTATCTCCATTAAAGAGGAAGAAGCTGATCATGAAGACAATCTCT ACTGTGAGGTTTGCAAATCCTTCTTCTATAACAAGTGTGAGGTTCATGGTCCGGCACTCTTCATCACTGATACCCCTGTTCCCATGGGAGTCCCTGACCGAGCCAGACAAACTCTTCCTCCTGGATTAGAGATTCGGAAGTCCGGTATTCCTGATGCAGGCTTGGGAGTGTTTAATAAGGGGGAGACTGTTCCAGTTGGTGCACACTTCGGACCCTACCAGGGAGAGCTGGTAGACAGAGAGGAAGCTATGAACAGTGGCTACTGTTGGGTG ATATACAGAAGTGGGCAGTGTGAAGAATACATAGATGCCAAGAGAGAAATGCATGCTAACTGGATGAG GTATGTGAATTGTGCTCGTAATGATGAAGAGCAGAATCTTGTGGCATTTAAGTATCGGGGTGGGATTATGTACCGTTGCTGTCGACCCATCAACCCAGGACAGGAGCTCTTGGTGTGGTATGATGAGGAGTATGCCAAAAATCTCGGGCGTACATATGACTACCGCAGGAACAAAAAGTGCCACGCAAATG AATTAAACAATGGCCTGTTGCAAGTCTTCTCCTGCTCCTTGTGTCCACTTTCCTATACGTCTCAAACTGATCTCAGCAAACACGTCCAGAGCTTCCACTACGAGGAGTATGAGAGACAGCAAAAATCAGGAGAGATTAAAAAGGAAATTCAGGTGACCACAAATGGCTCCAGTGATCAGCAAACTTCATCTAGTACTCTTAGTTCTAACACTTCTCAGAAAGAAATGCAGAAGAAAATTCACCACTGCTCagagtgtggaaagagttttgaTAATCAGAGTGCTCTCAAAGCACATCAGTGCAGTCACACTGGAGAGAGGCCGTATTGCTGCTCGCATTGTGGTAAGAGTTTTAATCATAAGAGTGTTCTCCGAAAacatcagcgcattcacacaggagagaagccgtatcgcTGCTCACAGTGTGGTAAGAGTTTTATTCAAAAGAGTGATCTCCAACagcaccagcgcattcacacaggagagaagccgtataactgctcacagtgtgggaagtgTTTTAATCATCATAGTCATCTCCAACTACACCaacgcattcacacaggagagaagccgtttcagtgctcacagtgtggaaagagtttcaCTCAAAAGAGTAACCTCCAAGTGCATCAGCgtgttcacacaggagagaaaccgtttcactgctcagagtgtgggaagagttttacccTTCAAAGTAATCTCCAActacaccagcgcattcacaccgGAGAGAAGCCGCATCAATGCGCACaatgtgggaagagttttacccATCAGAGTACTTTCCAacgacaccagcgcattcacacaggagagaaaccatattactgctcacagtgtgggaagtgTTTTAATCATCAGAGTCATCTCCAACGACATCAGCGCATtcatacaggagagaagccgtatcactgctcacagtgtggaaagagtttctCTCAGCAGAGTAGTCTTCATGTCCACCAGcgtattcacacaggagagaagccgtatcactgctcccggtgtgggaagagttttacttaTTCACTTACATTCAAGACACACAAGTGCACTAACACAGACCCAttgcattatttaaattatttgtcaAATTAA